The genomic window GTTCTTCTGAGATGCGGACACACTTGCTGTCTCGGGGTGGCGGAGGCGCAGCGGGGCTGGGCGCCGGGGCTCGCTCTGGCAGTGAAGGAGGAGCTACGGTTGGCTCCTCTACAGCACAAGCCAGGGgctcttcctctcccttctccaTCACATTTTTGACAAGCTCTCCCTCAAGGGCTGGGGCCTCTTTTTTCACCTCCGGGCCGTCTTCGGGAGCGTCTACCGGAAGTTTCTCTCGTCTGCGCTTCTGGACTCGGCCTTTGTTCACCTCTGAGAATGTAACGGTGATAAATGACACGTTATCTGCGAATACAGCAGTAATGTATAAAATCTAATATACGGCAAGCTATGCAGGGTATGACCGTGTTATGAAACGTGAAATGCTGTAGTAAGAAGCagatataaaatatttcaaaacaaaaccacaacatATCCTGAAGTTCAGCTTAACAGACACAGCTGTCGATTCCTCCTCGGAACATGCCTGAACAAGCTGGTGCTACTGTAGGTCTGATACTCTGGCAAGCATTTGGAACTATACTTCAATGCTGAAGCATTAAAAAGTAAGATTTTACAGCTGATGcttaacacagaaacacacttaaGACAGAAAGTGAACGCTGAGTGACCTGAACTGGTATGACAGATTCATGCAGCCAGGATTTTTATCAGTGCTTTTCTGAGCAATCCCAGAGCTCACATCCCTTGCAGTAGTGACTGGCAACTAAACCTGTTACTATGCTTCATCTTGTACACTCATTTATATTATGAACACAGATGCAGTTATGATTACTTACCAATGAGATCACCATTCATCATTCCAGCTTTCTATGGCAGCTGTTCACTTCTGAGGATGTTAAACTGATAGAGTATaggtgcatgtttgtgtttgtttatttaccatTAGGTTCATATTTCAGACGTAGCTCTTCCAGTTTGATCTGGAGTTTGATGTTGTCACTTTGGCTCTGTTTCAGTGCGCGTTCAGCTCCGAAAAgttttctttccatctccagAACTCTCTGGCTCTCAGACAGAGACTTCATCCTCTGCATGGACAACTCGTCCTTAAGCTGTTCTGTGTCTTTCCTACgtatccccacacacacacacacacacacacacacacacacacacattaccctTCAGGATGTTTTAACACATGATCCTATGAGAAATCACCAATCAACTGTAAGCCCTAACAGTCCTGTGGGTGGAGCTACACCTTGAGTTTGAGAGCTGCATTTTTAACAGGTCTGTGTAGTAGGTCTCATCTTCTACGTGAGGTTCCTGTGAGGAGCCGGTGGGACACTGTGTTCGTAGAGATACCTGCAGACAGAAAATTTCATGAACGGCTGTAAAAATTTCAGATGGGATATATGCCCGAGACACATTCcgtctctctcacctctgcctTCTCCAGCTGTCGCACTTTCATCATGAGAGATTCTATCTCGTTATTTTTCTCCAATAGCATGAACTGCAGACGCTCCAGCTGGGCTGGGTCTGCCCTTGAGCCTTGGAGCTGCATGAGGGTAGCGATCTGTACCTGCTcgaagaaaaagacaggagaggagagaaaaacaacctcTCAGTCACAGGTGTCTACCCATACATCACCTGTGAGAGGGCAGCGGTGCAGGTGCATAGCTAAGGTAATGTTGTGCCGTGTAGTCATGACCTAGGCTGTTCTTCAGCAAGGACACGACAACAtatttcaaatgcaaaacagaaaacgTTCTAAGACATGGGAGAcattagaaagagagaaacagcagcagcaggaggcTAAAATTAACTGATGCGTCATTGTACCTTCATGCGGTGCATCTGTTGTTTGGAAAAGGCATGTTGCTTCTGCAGGGACTGGTACTGCACCTTCATACTGATCAGCTGTCTTTCCATCTCCGCTCTCTTATCCTCCACCTGCCAGAATTCAGAGACTTGGCATCGCAGCACAAAACCAGAGACGTGAAACAGGTCCGACCAAACCAGCGCTTAACGTACCTCAGAGAACAACGAGTTCCCCTTGCTGTTGGGATCCTGAGCCTGTTGCAGCACCTGTTCCAACTGGATCTGGAGCTCTTGGTTTGCCTCTCGGGCTTTCTAAATTGAGAAACAATTCCACAGAGTAGAAACATTAACTGCAAAGAACACAACAGAGGTAAAACTCACAAACGTGGGGATCTCTGTCCGTTCGCAAATGACTAATGCTCTCAAGCCTATTCTAATTTTGCAAAAAATACACCCACATTTTCAGCCAGTAAAACAGAGAGTACACGAGGCATCCATATGCTTAACGTGCAGCAATTAGACGACAAATTGAGATGACTGAGATCAAAATAACTTCTCTTTCAACTGTCTGCCTCCACCTCTTATGAAGCACTATAAAGTGAAATGCCTAAAAACGAGCCCCTATATCTTTACTTACCTCTAAGGCGTTGTAACAAGAGACtgcctctttctccctctcctccttctcctctgtgAGTCTCTCTAACTGTCGCTGAAGGGAGGTGTTTAGGAGCTGTAGCTGCTCCTCTTTGAAATGGGCCTCCTGCAGCTCCTGCTCCAACGTGGTCTGGGGAGTAAGGAAACACTTCACAAAACTCATGCAGAGTCCACAACTGCCTGCTGAATGGGATTATATACAGTCATTGTGTTTGAGGGGACAGCTAATGTAACTGACGTTTGTACTGGTTGTTCTAATAAGCGTAAGCATTgatgacattttgttttcctgGCTTAGCCCTTAGACTGAAGGTCATGTTCTCACCAATGAAGATTCCAGTTCCATCCTCTGCACCTGCAGCTCCAGGATCTCTGAGGACATTGTTTCATGGGCACGCTCAGTCAACAAACGCAGTTCCTCTGTCTTGCTGCTCAGTGCTTCTGACTGCAGCTCCAGCTTGTGTCTCAACTGTTTCTCTATGAGCTGAGCTTCATCCTTCTCTGCCTTCATTCTCTCCAGCTACATTAATGAGAGAAGAAACTCAGTGGAAAATAGGAAAAGCCCATTGGTCTGGCATAGCACAGACagtaagagagggaaaaaaagcagacagtACGACACAAAAATAATATCGTCTCACAAATCAATACTGAATgtatacatgttttgtttttgtgcatgtgtttgtgtgaagccATGTATTAGTCATTCATCTTGGATGATattattgttttgcttttcagtcAGTATCTGTCTACTtatattaaaaacagacaaacaaacaaacagagttgcatttgaaaaatatccttaaaaataaacaaacaaacaaaaacaagtagcTTGTCTGCTTTCTTATTGCACATACTTAGGAGTAAGTACGCTTTGCATAAATCTAATTTGCTGCTGTGAATTACCAATGGGGTACTTAAAACTTTTTTGACAAAAGAAATAGCTCTTCTCGGTTCCTCGGACCAACCactgtgtgagatgtgagtCTGACCTTGCTCTTTAGGTCACTGAGCTCAAGGGCATGGCCCCTCTCCAGCTGAGCCTGCTGCTGTTCCCATTGCTGCTTCTGTTGGCTCTTCACAGCGTCAAACTCTGAACGCAGGCTGTCCAGCATGCGAGTCTTAAGCTCAACTTCCCTCTGCAGGGAGTACTTCTCCTGCTCCAGGGTCTGATCAAAAACATGTGCAATTGCATTTTTCATACTTCTTTATTTATAACCAAACAGTGTTATTAAATGTCTATGCATATCTGATTTACGCTTGTTCGAGACATGAATCTAGTTTCTAGAATGTAAACATGGTGAACTCTTCTACCAACTGTTACCAAGACAACAAAAGATTTCTAACTAAGTTCAGAATCGCACCTCCATCGCGTTGGTCATTTCTATCCGCTGCTCTTCCAGTTTATTCTGCAGGTCCAGCTGCCCGTCCAAAAGCTGAAGTCCATATTGACCTGCCTTGTGTAATGCCTCCTCAGCTTCTTTCAACTTGCATCGCAGTCTCTGAATCTCACACTCCTGCGAGTTCGCCATCTTTCTCGAGTTTTAGCACGCCAGACACTCTTCATAGTGACgcaaaatatcagaaaaacacataaacgATCCAATATCAAGTAATCTCAAGTTATGGATTCGACATACACGTACTGGAGGTTTGTAGATAATTAATGCATCCTCAAATCAATACCTTTCAGTTATTTTGATCTATTTGGGATAAAGTTATTTAAACAGACATAAACTAGACACAAACCTCACTCCGTAAACCCTTGATAATAGTATCACTGAAATAAATTGGATGACGACGCTTTTACTGGCAGACGACTTGAGCCAAGCTCAAACATTTAGTCATTATCAAAGTAGTCACTGATCGAACCACGACACATTTTAATGAGCATTCAGCGAATTCATTCAAAGCGTTAAAATGGCTTGATTAAAACTAATTAACATTTGAAGGCTAGTCTTGACTTTAAGCTAGCAGAGAAAAATTACTTTCAACAAGTactttcacataaaaaaaaaaaatcaaagacataGCTAACTGTTTACATACGGATAATATACAATAATATGATAACATATATTGAAGCGTTTTACTGGGTGAAGAATGTTTTCTCTTTAGTGAACTAGCTAACAAACTACGTACAGTTCATGTTAACTTTGCTTTGGTGGGCGATGTCTCGCTAGCACGGTCACGCTCAGTAATCAGTATCAGCtactttaaatgtaaaaatacactTAGGAGTGACGCTTTGCTGCTAGGTTATGAAACGTTTAATCACACACCATTTTGCTTTCGTTATAGTAATCCGGGATATATAACTATTTTACCTCTATATTAGTTTAGCGGTAGACAGCCTTCCAAGCTCTCTCAACAAAGTACACTCTCGCTATTTTGAATTCAGCTCCAGTCGTTGTACAAATATCGCGAGGATACTGAACTGGTTGCAGAAAACGTCCGAGAAGTGGGAAGAGCGACTTTTGAATCTCTGCCATCTGTGTCTTCTCGAGAAGGTCCACAAATATTGTAAGATAACAGAAATCCAGAGAGAGTTTTGGACAGAAATGAGTAGGGCTGGACGTGTAACTTGTACGATTTGTTAAAATGCTTTTGATTTTTAACAATACTGAGTTTACGATTcctgtcttcttctcttctgAATAACAGACCTactattttgttttattctctcGTCCTAGTGCCAGTTTTGCTGGCAAAATtagctgcgtccaaaaccgcatacaacatactgcacactaaagttgcattgaagtacgtacTGCACTATAAGATTGCAGACAGACAGTACGCTAGAACTTGGACGCTAGAATTTGGACGTACTACAAATTAcggcgtactgttttgacgcACTATTTACTACGTTAGTATGCGGCTTTGGACGCAGCAGGCGATACCCATACAACACCTGGCTCGTTTAATTAGCAATTTTATAGACCGACTGTGGGTGTGTCCCACATGTCATCCTCCACGAATGAAGCAATCAAAACTAAAAATGTGATTCAAATGTATGAAGCGATCACGGGTCAATATTATTTACACTAGGACAACGTTGCTTAATTAATAATATATTGTAGAATGAAATGTAGTTTCTATGTTTTACATGTATAATCCTTTTTATGTGTAGTATATTATCGCATAGTTTTACTGTGGAATTTCTAGAATCACATCAGTTGAGGGGAGTGAGAAACTGCAGTTTATGGTGATCTACCATTTCAGTAGGCTCACTGCTTTCACGTCTGAAAACATGACAagatttaaacaaaagaaatgcaatGCTGCTATTTCatatcatatttttttatttaataacataatttattttcatgcaTCTGAAGTGAATATATACTTATATTAATAATAGAGCATTGCAGAATAACATGTAGTTTTTGTTATACTCTTTTACATGTATAATCACTTTTATATGTATAAAATTGTCCTACAGTTTGATTGTGGAACTTCTAGAATCACATCAGTAGGGGGTAGTGAGAAACTACAGTTTATGGTGATCTACCATTTCAGTAGGCTCACTGGTTTCACATATATATCAAGAGAAACATGACAACTTGGTTTATAGAGAGGCacaaaatttaacaaaaaagaTCAAATCCCACTGTTTCATAGTATCTTTTCTTTCATACCATGTTATTTTCATGCATCTCAAGTAAATTTATGTTTACTTGAgatgcaatacacacacacacacacacacatatatatatatatatatatatatatatatatatatatatatatatatatatatatatatataagtttgtGACACTGATTTGGAGGAAGAGGGTCTCCTCACACAAGCCATACTAACCCATACTGCAGTGCAGCTTGAAACCCATTCACACGTCAGAAGGATTCTTTTTACATGTTAAGGGTCAAAGAGACATAAGCATCAATCACTTAGCAAGAACATTCAGAATCACAAAAAAATCCCTGAGGTTCCGTCTTCCTCTGTTGTTGTGTAAATTTGAGCAATCAGTGTCTTTCGCCTCAGCACCTCTCACACTGAGACAATGAAAAGTTTCACATGTTCACCTACCACATgcaaactaaaagaaaaaaaaaggtttatgaGACACCCTGATATTTGCTTCCTAACTGACATCCTCCAAAtatatgtaaagccctttgagacaaAACAGTAAGattaggctctaaataaacttgaaactcgAAACATGAAACTTGAGACAACAGAGGTAGCAAATAACAGAAAGAAAGTTAGAGCGTCTTGATGGCTTTTTTCCTTGTAGATGTGTGTTACCGAATCATGGACAATTTTTACGAATTCCTGGTCTTTGGTTGTGTTGTGCTTTCGGACCGTCTTGGCCCAAATTATGTGTTCCAAATAATCGAAATGCGTTCTGTGTTATGGCCAACTAAACAAAGTCTTTGCTTCATCTCATATATGATGGTTATGTAAATTTCAGGACCCAGTGGCACAAAACTGACAGAATGTACTGCCAGGAATTCgtcaaaacatttttgtaataCTGAGTAGTTGAACCTTTATACACTAAAAGCTTAAAAAGTTCAACAAAATCATTGTGAAGCATTGCTGTATTCTCCGTGGCAGTACTAGAGggtattattacatttttgtaaatgttccACGCAATTGTCTGAAGGGTTGTATATGCAAAAACTTCAGAATCAAGTGACGTATAATATTAATTCAACAACAATATATGGGGATTTATGACTCTTGTTTAATTGGtgctatgtatttatttgttttattttaaagtggCACCAATTTCTCTGTGAATCACGCTGCAGCCTTCTTATTTCTCGGAGGAGGGGTCTTTTTTTTGAACGTCAGTACGTTTCTGACGCCATTACGCCAACAATTTAAAGGAGGTTACGTTTCAACTGTTGAGTTGAGGAAAGGACAGCGAAGGTGTTGCGAGAGAGACCGgctgttgcaaaaaaaaatggatcagCTTTGCAAACTTTTTGTCGGTGGCTTAAACGTCCAGACCACAAATGATGGACTTCGAGCGCATTTTGAACAATACGGCACCCTAACTGACTGCGTTGTCGTTCAGAATGAGCAGTTGCAGCGCTCCCGTTGTTTCGGCTTCGTTACGTACTCCACACCCGAAGAGGCAGATGCAGCAATGGCCGCTAGGCCACATGTTGTGGATGGTAAAAACGTGGAGTTGAAGAGAGCTGTGGCTCGGGAAGACGCGGGCAAGCCTGAGGCTCTTGCCAAAGTGAAGAAGATATTCGTCGGTGGACTGAAAGAAGACATCGGTGAGAAAGAGCTCACCGACTTTTTTACACAGTTTGGTACAGTTGAAAAGGCTGAAGTCATCACTGACAAAGACACCGGCAAGAAGCGCGGATTTGGCTTTGTTCACTTTGAAGATAACGACTCGGCCGACAAGGCCGTTGTGTTGAAGTTCCACACAATTAACGGGCACAAAGTGGAGGTAAAGAAAGCGCTAACTAGACAGGAGATCCAGGCAGCCGGTGGAGGTCggggaggcagagggagaggtggaAGAGGAATGGGAAGGAATCAAAATGGCTTCGGCGGTGGAAGAGGTGGTTACAACTATGGGGGTGGCTACGGCGGAGGCTACGGAAGTAACGACGGCGGGTATGGCGGCGGGTATGGAGGTGGCGGCTACGGGGGAGGCTATGGAGGCGGCTATGGTGGCGGCTACGGTGACCAGATGGGAGGCTACGGTGGTGGCAATGGTTACAGTGACTTTGGCAGTGGATACGGTCAGCAGTCGTCGGGCTATGGGCCCATGAAAGGTGGAAATACCTACTCTGGCCGGAGCAGTGCCCCCTACTCACGAGGTGGCGGCGGTGGCTACGGTGGCAGAGGAGGCTACGGCGGCGCGTATTAGGGCCAATTTTGAGACTCGGGGAAACTGCCCTATACACCCTCACATTGGGCTGAATGGTTCCTTCATCTGGCCTCTGCTAAACGACACCCAGCAGAATGGCGGACACTGTGAAACCTTACCTTAAAGACCTCAATTCGTAACAGGTAGGAAGATTCCTTCCCAGAAACCTGACTTGCTCGACCAGCTTTTGTTGTAGGACATGTTCAATACCAAGTGATCGCTTATGCTCCCAAGTTGAGGGCATGTAGCTGTTTTggcctgtttctttctttcttttccatttcttttcatttaattttattttaaatgcgGACTTTTCGTGCAAGTTGTTTAATTGTTCGCTATCCATTCGTTTTTAAAATagaatattttgtttaaacacTGGCAAATGTCAATATTGCATTTTAAGAAAATCAAGCTGTTTTTCAGGCTTTCCTTCTAGAACTATTGCCTATCAATGTAATGGGGGAGGGATTCACGCATGTATAGCGAAGTTCTGAATTTCTGTCGCTCACGTGTTCCAATCTGTAAGATCCACCACACAAATTTAAATGTATGCGGTGGAATAGATTACATTTCACTCCtgccattttattttgtgatcCAACGCGGAACCACTCGTTAGTTTATCCAACACTCATGGCGTTCAGTTATTAGCTTTGTACGCAGAAATTAATAGCGTTCTCCATTGTGCATTGTATATCCTGTCTGTAGATCAAACAAATATTGTTAAACATTGATATGCAAATGTATGttactttttaaataaaagtttacGACAGCTAATTTTACTCATTCAAGGCGTTTTGGCTCAGAGGATGTTGGACTGTTTGACTGAATTGTTGCCGTCCTGCAGTTATAGATGCACATTACCAAGGTTTTTTTCATCAGCACACACTATCACTTAACACTTATTGAATATAGTGTATAGCCTTGATCTTATCCTTGTGTTGGACTGGACGCTTCATTCACCTTAACATTTTGGTGGCACCCAGGGGGTGGGGTGAACGTGTAACAGGTATTTATTGTCCCCAACGGAGCtatttgtgttttaacaggACAACCGAGGGctcatatttatttttgattcCTATATTTAGGTGTTCTTACAGTTATCCGGTACATCAAATAGCTGTAGCAGTTTGTTTGTACAGGGAACCTGTTGAGTACCTGGGTTCGATTGTGATAGGACTGAAATATCTCATTAGGATATCATCCTGCAAACTAGGTATGTAATCAACCTGTCTTCACTTCGTGTTG from Chanos chanos chromosome 2, fChaCha1.1, whole genome shotgun sequence includes these protein-coding regions:
- the spdl1 gene encoding protein Spindly codes for the protein MLDSLRSEFDAVKSQQKQQWEQQQAQLERGHALELSDLKSKLERMKAEKDEAQLIEKQLRHKLELQSEALSSKTEELRLLTERAHETMSSEILELQVQRMELESSLTTLEQELQEAHFKEEQLQLLNTSLQRQLERLTEEKEEREKEAVSCYNALEKAREANQELQIQLEQVLQQAQDPNSKGNSLFSEVEDKRAEMERQLISMKVQYQSLQKQHAFSKQQMHRMKVQIATLMQLQGSRADPAQLERLQFMLLEKNNEIESLMMKVRQLEKAEVSLRTQCPTGSSQEPHVEDETYYTDLLKMQLSNSRKDTEQLKDELSMQRMKSLSESQRVLEMERKLFGAERALKQSQSDNIKLQIKLEELRLKYEPNEVNKGRVQKRRREKLPVDAPEDGPEVKKEAPALEGELVKNVMEKGEEEPLACAVEEPTVAPPSLPERAPAPSPAAPPPPRDSKCVRISEEPPITIPDSPRSSAGEGKNTAEEQSLPKDEEQENRRTERNKRNKSQAPIHVVPEKTMENQCAQQ